One window of the Macaca thibetana thibetana isolate TM-01 chromosome 13, ASM2454274v1, whole genome shotgun sequence genome contains the following:
- the DPYSL5 gene encoding dihydropyrimidinase-related protein 5 isoform X2 gives MLANSASVRILIKGGKVVNDDCTHEADVYIENGIIQQAALVGGTTMIIGHVLPDKETSLVDAYEKCRGLADPKVCCDYALHVGITWWAPKVKAEMETLVREKGVNSFQMFMTYKDLYMLRDSELYQVLHACKDIGAIARVHAENGELVAEGAKEALDLGITGPEGIEISRPEELEAEATHRVITIANRTHCPIYLVNVSSISAGDVIAAAKMQGKVVLAETTTAHATLTGLHYYHQDWSHAAAYVTVPPLRLDTNTSTYLMSLLANDTLNIVASDHRPFTTKQKAMGKEDFTKIPHGVSGVQDRMSVIWERGVVGGKMDENRFVAVTSSNAAKLLNLYPRKGRIIPGADADVVVWDPEATKTISASTQVQGGDFNLYENMRCHGVPLVTISRGRVVYENGVFMCAEGTGKFCPLRSFPDTVYKKLVQREKTLKVRGVDRTPYLGDVAVVVHPGKKDMGTPLADTPTRPVTRHGGMRDLHESSFSLSGSQIDDHVPKRASARILAPPGGRSSGIW, from the exons GCAGCGCTCGTCGGAGGCACCACTATGATCATTGGCCACGTCCTGCCCGACAAGGAGACCTCCCTCGTGGACGCTTATGAGAAATGCCGGGGTCTGGCCGACCCCAAGGTCTGCTGTGACTACGCCCTCCACGTGGGGATCACCTGGTGGGCACCCAAG GTGAAAGCAGAAATGGAGACACTGGTGAGGGAGAAGGGTGTCAACTCATTCCAGATGTTCATGACCTACAAGGACCTGTACATGCTTCGAGACAGCGAGCTGTACCAAGTGTTGCACGCTTGCAAGGACATTGGGGCAATCGCCCGTGTCCATGCTGAAAACGGGGAGCTTGTGGCCGAG GGTGCTAAGGAGGCACTAGATTTGGGGATCACAGGTCCAGAAGGAATCGAAATCAGCCGTCCAGAGGAG CTGGAAGCTGAAGCCACTCACCGTGTTATCACCATTGCAAACAGG ACTCACTGTCCAATCTACCTGGTCAACGTGTCCAGTATCTCGGCTGGTGACGTTATCGCAGCTGCTAAGATGCAAG GGAAGGTTGTGCTGGCTGAGACCACCACTGCACATGCCACGCTGACAGGCTTACACTACTACCACCAGGACTGGTCCCACGCGGCTGCCTACGTCACGGTGCCTCCCCTGAGACTGGACACCAACACCTCCACCTACCTCATGAGCCTGCTGGCCAA TGACACTCTGAACATCGTGGCATCAGATCACCGGCCTTTCACCACAAAACAGAAAGCTATGGGCAAGGAAGACTTCACCAAGATCCCACATGGAGTGAGTGGCGTGCAGGACCGCATGAGCGTCATCTGGGAGAGAGGAGTG GTTGGAGGAAAGATGGATGAGAACCGTTTTGTGGCCGTTACCAGTTCCAACGCGGCTAAGCTTCTGAACCTGTATCCCCGCAAGGGCCGCATCATCCCCGGAGCCGATGCTGATGTGGTGGTGTGGGACCCAGAAGCCACAAA GACCATCTCAGCCAGCACGCAGGTCCAGGGAGGAGACTTCAACCTGTACGAGAACATGCGCTGCCACGGCGTGCCACTGGTCACCATCAGCCGGGGGCGCGTCGTGTATGAGAACGGCGTCTTCATGTGCGCCGAGGGCACCGGCAAGTTCTGTCCCCTGAGGTCCTTCCCAGACACTGTCTACAAGAAGCTGGTCCAGAGAgagaag ACTTTAAAGGTTAGAGGAGTGGACCGCACTCCCTACCTAGGGGATGTCGCTGTTGTCGTGCACCCTGGGAAAAAAGACATGGGAACCCCACTCGCAGACACTCCTACCCGGCCTGTCACCCGGCATGGGGGCATGCGGGACCTTCATGAATCCAGCTTCAGCCTCTCTG GCTCTCAGATCGATGACCATGTTCCAAAGCGAGCTTCAGCTCGGATCCTCGCTCCTCCCGGAGGCAGGTCGAGTGGCATTTGGTAA